The region CTGCTGCTCGACCGGCTCGACGCCGCGGCGGTGACCGCCCTGCACCTGCTCGCGACGCTGCGCGACGCGGAGGTGGACCCAGTGCATGTCGGTGCGCTGTGCGGGGTACCCGAACCGGCAGTGGTCTGCGGCCGATTGGCCGAGCTGGGCCTGGCGGTGGTCACGGAACGCGGGTACCGGAGTGTCGCCGACGTGGTGCCGGAGGTGCGGCGCCGGTCCCCGGAGGGGTTCCCCGCCGACCGGCTGTGCGACCACTTCGCCCGCTGGGCTGCGCTGCCGACCACCACTCCGGCCCAGGTCGCCGACCACGGACGCGCGTTGGAACTGGCGGCCGAGCTGGCCGAGCAGCAGGGCCGACCCGACCTCGCCGTGCGGGTCGCCCGGGCCGTGTCGCCCGTCCTTGCGCAGTCGCTGAGGTTCGGCGTGTGGGGGCGGCTGCTCGACCAGGGCCAGAACGCCGCGCAGCAGGCGGGCGACGTGACGGCCAGGGCCTACTTCACCCACGAGAAGGCCATTCGGTGTCTCCTGATCGGCCGGCGCGTGCTGGCCGCGGTGCTCCTGGCCGAGGCGGTGGTGCTGTGGCGGCAACTGGGCGACAGCGAGGGTGTCAACGCCGCGCTCAACGCCCAGCAGTACACCCCGCCGCCGTCCTCACTGACGCCGGACGCGGGGCCGCCGGGAGGCGACGTGGGGACGACCCTCGGCAACGACGCGGGCACCGCGGCGGGGACCGACCCGGGCACGACGGTGGGGGCCGACGCCGGCACGGCTCCCGGGACGACCTCGGGGACCGACCCGGGCACGACGGTGGGGACCGACCCGGGCACCGTGCCCGGGACCGACCCCGCTGTGGCGTCCGGGGCCGACCCTGGTGCGGCATCGGCGGCGGACGCGGGCGCGCAGCCTGGGGTGGATACGGGGGGCGCCCCGAACACACCGGTGGACCCCGTCACACAGCTCGCCACCAACCCTTCCGGCGCGACGACCGCAGGTGGTGCCGCCGCGGGGGGCGGCACCACCGCTGTCGGGGTGGGCGCGCTGTCGACGGGCGTGATCACGACCCTGGTCGGCATCGTCGCCGCGATCGCCATCGGCGTGGGCATCTACCAGGAACAGGCGTCGAACGACGAGTCCCCCACGAGCTCGACCTCGACCCCGTCCGACGAACTCGCCGGGGTCTGGCGGGACGGACAGGGCAATGTTTTCCGGATCACCGAGTCGGGGGACGGCTCGTACCAGTTCAAAATGCAGGGGAACTGCGGTGGCAGCAGCACCGTAGAGATCACCGGAAGCTCCGGCAGTTACAGCGCCACGGTGCCGGTGTGGGACGAGTCGTCCTGCGGAACGACCGTTGGGGAGGCCGACCTGAGGATCGACGTCGACTCCGACGGCTCCAGCGCCGACGTCGAGATGACCGAGAAGTCGGACGGGACGTGGAAGTGCTACACCTGCGGAACCCAGAGCTGGACCCGCCTATCCTGATGGTCCTGACGTTCGACGAGTCCTCAGCGATACCGAAGGGAGAACCCGCCATGCCGCTCTCCTCAGGCGACCGGTTCACGATCCGCATCGGCGGTGACGCCTCGGGCCCCGTCGTGGCCGGCCACGACAACAAGGTCGAGGTCCGTCGGCCTAGCGAGCCTGACGCAGAGTCCGGCCCGACCCAGACGACCACCGTCCGGGACCACGGCACCGCCTACACCGTCATGAACGGCGAACTGCACATCCACCACGACTCCTCCGCCCGGCCACCGGAGGAGGGCTGACACCGGTCGCCACGTGCCGAACCCCAACCCCCTCATGGCATGAGGCCCGTTGCGGACGAAAGACGAACCGTGGGCGAGTCCGTGAGGTGGCGGGCGGGGGCGGACGGCGCCGCGCGTGGCGGCGCGCCGTGGTGCTGTCGACGCGAACGGCGTCCGTCACCTCTGCGCCTACGTGATGGGCCGATGAGTCACGCAGCGGACAGGGCTGGCCCGGACTCGACGCGCTGTGAAAAGACGACCGGACCGGGACCGGCAGGGCCGCCTGGTTCGGCTGCCTGCGGGCCGGGTGCGGGAACGTCGACCAGGCGACCCGGACATCGCGGGCCGAGCGGCGTGACCGGAGGTCAGGCCTTTCGATCCGGCCCGCGTCGCGATGGTGGAAGACCTTCGTCGTGACCTCCACATCCGGGAAGCCGTCGGGCCGGTCGCGCAGCAGACCGTACACGTGCCGCCGCACAGCGGCGCGGGCCCGCTCGATCCGGGCAAGCGGGACGTCGTCGACTTCGAGGGTCGCCGGCGCCGTCGCTCCGGCGGGGGTCCGAAGCCCGGCGGCCCACCCGGTCTGTGTGGCCGTCCGCTGGCGAAGGCGCGGGGGATCAGCGTGCGGTCGCCGTCCGGCGGGGTAGGGCGCTGCGTGTCACGGGCCGCTTCGCATGAGGGGCGCATGCGTACAGCTGGTACGTCTCGGTGAAGCTGCCGTAGTCCACCTCGACCGTGCAGATGGGGCGGTCCGCGTAGAGGCGCGCGGTACACAAGGCGCAGTTCCGTGAGCTCCACGGCTAACGCGGCTTGCTCGGGCTCGGTGGTCACGGGTTGATCCCCTTCCGGATGTAACGTCCGTGCAGTGGTGACGCTCCGAGTCAAGCGCATGCCCAGGTGGTGCGGGAGCGTGTGTGGGGATGGTGTGTGAGTCACCGGCGCACACCCCGTGCGAAAGGCGGCACGCAGCGGGTACTCATGGGGGACTGCGGTCGGAGGGAGGGACCGCGCGGGGCGGACAGACCGGATGGACCGGACAGAAGGGACGGATGTGCGACTGATCGCCGCTCCGATGTGGGAATTCGGTGTCGACCAGGGAGTCCGGCAGTTCGCCGAGCTCGGCGTCGCGCTGGTGCTGTCCACCCTGATCGGGCTCGAGAGGGCGGTGCGGCAGAAGAGCGCCGGGCTGCGCACCCACACCCTGGTGGGCGTGGGCAGCGCGCTGTTCATGCAGGTTTCCCAGTACGGCTTCGCCGATGTGCTGTTGCGCGACCACGTCGGCCTGGACCCGTCACGGGTGGCGGCGCAGGTCGTCTCCGGTATCGGCTTCATCGGCGGCGGCCTGATCTTCGTCCGGCGCGATGCCGTCCGCGGGCTGACCACCGCGGCGACCGTCTGGCTCACCTGTGCGGTGGGCATGGCCTGCGGCGGTGGTCTGGCCCTGCTGGCCACCGCGGTCACCGCGGTGCACTTCCTGGTGATCCGCGGCTATCCGCTGCTCACCCGCCGGCTGCCGGCCCTCTGGTCGGCCGAACGGGTGGAGTTGCAGCTCTCCTACCGGGTGGGCGCCGGGCTGCTGCCACGTGTCCTGGAGCTGTGTACGGCGGCCGGGTACCGGGTGCTGCGGGTCCGGGTGGACCGGGCGCCCTGGAAGGGCCGGGACCGCACCACCCGGGTCGTCCGGGGCGAGGAGGAGGCCCGGCCCGCCGATACGGGCGTCGCCGAGGTGCAGCTCGCCCTCGAGGGCACCGGGGACGTGCTCCGGCTGGTCGGGGCGATCTCCGAGCTGGACGGCGTCCTCGGCGCCGACGCGGGCCGCGACCTCGACGACTCGGAGTGACCGCGGCGACCGTTCACGATACAGACAAACGATCTTGATCGCTCGACCGTTGACGAGTGCCGTCCGCCCCGCCGCCCGACTGGATCCTTGCCCGCCGCAGGGCCGTCGGCGACCGCATCCGCGAACTGCGGACCTGGCGCAACCTCACCAGGAGAAGCTCGCTGAGAAGTGCGACATGGACCGGCAGTCCGTGAACCGAATCGAACAGGGGCACCAGGCGCCAGGGCTCGACACCCTCATCCGCATGGGCGAGGCACTCTCAGTGCCCCTGGCTGACCTCGTTCGCGGGGTGTGATGCTTCTCCCTTCACCAAGCTCCGGCCCCTTGGATATGTCGGGCGGAGGCGGCTGACGCCAGAGTGGGTGGTAGTACCCGCGCCCCAGTCGGCGCGACCGAGGCCAACCGCCGCCGGGGGCGGGGGCTTGAGACTCGCCCGCCTCCGGGGACACGTGGAGACGAGCGAGCCGGGCCTCGGCAAGCGGGCGGCCGAGGCGGGGGCTTCTCCGTGTGGGACTCCGGCCTCCACGATCCCCATCCGGGGCCGGAGTCCCTGCCCTGCGGTCGACGGCCGCGCCTCGGCAAGCCGACCGGCAGGGGCTTTGGAGGG is a window of Streptomyces violaceusniger Tu 4113 DNA encoding:
- a CDS encoding MgtC/SapB family protein, with protein sequence MDRTEGTDVRLIAAPMWEFGVDQGVRQFAELGVALVLSTLIGLERAVRQKSAGLRTHTLVGVGSALFMQVSQYGFADVLLRDHVGLDPSRVAAQVVSGIGFIGGGLIFVRRDAVRGLTTAATVWLTCAVGMACGGGLALLATAVTAVHFLVIRGYPLLTRRLPALWSAERVELQLSYRVGAGLLPRVLELCTAAGYRVLRVRVDRAPWKGRDRTTRVVRGEEEARPADTGVAEVQLALEGTGDVLRLVGAISELDGVLGADAGRDLDDSE
- a CDS encoding ATP-binding protein, whose product is MAETNGGVREPHGPDHDEEGPSARGDHRIDIAGNASGTVIAGNHNVVIDAHGSTVNLLPPRERPRPVRRERVALVPRRQREPVGREADLEELESALHGHGLVQLWGPPGVGKSTLLRHAARCLEPGPDGVLFFNAAHREVEDLAQEIFEACYEAPGYAPTGPELRRLMAGVRVTVYADDVDLTPEQLRLLADAAPDATFVLANRERSLLGEGGHLELRGLDRAAGLELLTRELGHPLPQGELVAANELCMLSLGRPLLLLRAAGLAGFDTSGEVTLPRPAEIEGLLPLLLDRLDAAAVTALHLLATLRDAEVDPVHVGALCGVPEPAVVCGRLAELGLAVVTERGYRSVADVVPEVRRRSPEGFPADRLCDHFARWAALPTTTPAQVADHGRALELAAELAEQQGRPDLAVRVARAVSPVLAQSLRFGVWGRLLDQGQNAAQQAGDVTARAYFTHEKAIRCLLIGRRVLAAVLLAEAVVLWRQLGDSEGVNAALNAQQYTPPPSSLTPDAGPPGGDVGTTLGNDAGTAAGTDPGTTVGADAGTAPGTTSGTDPGTTVGTDPGTVPGTDPAVASGADPGAASAADAGAQPGVDTGGAPNTPVDPVTQLATNPSGATTAGGAAAGGGTTAVGVGALSTGVITTLVGIVAAIAIGVGIYQEQASNDESPTSSTSTPSDELAGVWRDGQGNVFRITESGDGSYQFKMQGNCGGSSTVEITGSSGSYSATVPVWDESSCGTTVGEADLRIDVDSDGSSADVEMTEKSDGTWKCYTCGTQSWTRLS
- a CDS encoding helix-turn-helix domain-containing protein, with the translated sequence MDRQSVNRIEQGHQAPGLDTLIRMGEALSVPLADLVRGV